From the genome of Pradoshia eiseniae:
TCAACTCTTATTCGACTAATCCAAAGTCCTCAAACGGCCAATATACCAAGCTTGTCTTGCCAAGTATTTCACTCATTTTTACCGTACCGATATGACGGCTGTCTTTGGAGTAACGTCTATTATCGCCCATTACAAACACTTCGCCTTCTGGAACCGTTGCCTCGCCCGTGATTTCTTCAAGCGTGAACGGCTCTGTGAGCGGCCCGTCAATCACCTGTTGCTTATACTCAGCTAAATATGGTTCATCATAGGCTGTGCCGTTTATATAAAGCGTATCATCCTTATATTCTATTGTGTCACCCGGCAGACCGATTACTCGTTTAATATAATCCTTTTCTTCCGTCGCATGGAAGACGACAATATCAAAGCGTTCGGGCTCCCCGATTTTGTAGGAAATCTTATTTACAACCATGCGGTCCTGATCTTTCAATGTAGGCATCATCGATAATCCATCAACCAAGATAGGAGCAAAAAAGAAGTAGCGAATGATTGCCGCAAGTAAAATGGCAATCACCAATGCCTTAATCCACTCAAAGATTTCATTTTTTTCCTTGGCTTTTGCCATGTTAACACCCCGTATCATCTCTATCTGTTTATACGTTTAAATATAGCGATTTTCAGTCAAAAAGCAATCAAAATCTCTATGATGTGAAAAAGGAGCTTGTGTTAGCACAAGCTCCTTGTATCCACTCACGTTAGTCACGTAATTATCGGATTTCTTTGATACGCGCTGCTTTACCGCGTAGGTTACGCAAGTAGTAAAGTTTAGCACGACGTACTTTACCGCGACGGATAACTTCCAATTTAGCGATACGTGGTGTGTGCAATGGGAATGCACGCTCAACGCCAACACCGTAGGAAATTTTGCGGACTGTGAAAGTTTCACTGATTCCGCCTCCGCGACGCTTGATTACTACGCCTTCGTATACCTGAATACGCTCACGAGTACCCTCAACTACCTTCACGTGTACACGTACTGTATCACCAGGACGGAAAGAAGGAAGGTCAGTTCTAAGTTGTTCCTTCGTGATTTCTTCGATTAATTTATGCATCGTATTCAACTCCTTCCAAGCAATGCTCTTGCCAACCCTAATTGATGAATGACAGCGGAACATTGTTATAAAGAGAAAAGGCTTTACACCTTAACTCACAGGCTCTATCTTACCATATAAATTGGAGTATTTGCAACTACCTATTCTCACTTTTTATTTCATCCAGCCATTTTTTCTCGGCCGGAGATAATTCATAGCTATCGAGCAAATCAGGACGGCGCTCGAATGTTCTTCTTAAAGACTCTTTCTGCCGCCACTCCTCTATATGCTTGTGATTACCTGACAGTAGCACATCTGGTACCTTCATCCCTCTAAAATCAGCTGGCCTTGTATAATGAGGATGCTCAAGAAGACCTGAACTGTATGAATCAAGCACAGGTGAATCCTCATTCCCGAGCACACCCGGCAATAGCCGCACAACACTGTCGATGATGACCATCGCACCCAGCTCCCCGCCAGTCAGCACAAAGTCGCCAATCGAGATTTCATCTGTAACGGCAAATTCCCTGATTCTTTCGTCATAGCCTTCATAATGGCCACACACAAAGACAAGCTGTTCT
Proteins encoded in this window:
- the lepB gene encoding signal peptidase I produces the protein MAKAKEKNEIFEWIKALVIAILLAAIIRYFFFAPILVDGLSMMPTLKDQDRMVVNKISYKIGEPERFDIVVFHATEEKDYIKRVIGLPGDTIEYKDDTLYINGTAYDEPYLAEYKQQVIDGPLTEPFTLEEITGEATVPEGEVFVMGDNRRYSKDSRHIGTVKMSEILGKTSLVYWPFEDFGLVE
- the rplS gene encoding 50S ribosomal protein L19, translated to MHKLIEEITKEQLRTDLPSFRPGDTVRVHVKVVEGTRERIQVYEGVVIKRRGGGISETFTVRKISYGVGVERAFPLHTPRIAKLEVIRRGKVRRAKLYYLRNLRGKAARIKEIR
- the trmD gene encoding tRNA (guanosine(37)-N1)-methyltransferase TrmD, giving the protein MRIDVLTLFPEMFEGVLGSSILKKAAEKKAAEYHTHNFREFSDNKHQSVDDYPYGGGAGMVLKPQPIFDALEQIAAPTLEGKKPRVILLCPQGERFTQKKAEELAREEQLVFVCGHYEGYDERIREFAVTDEISIGDFVLTGGELGAMVIIDSVVRLLPGVLGNEDSPVLDSYSSGLLEHPHYTRPADFRGMKVPDVLLSGNHKHIEEWRQKESLRRTFERRPDLLDSYELSPAEKKWLDEIKSENR